One Lytechinus variegatus isolate NC3 chromosome 11, Lvar_3.0, whole genome shotgun sequence DNA segment encodes these proteins:
- the LOC121423572 gene encoding trichohyalin-like, protein MGPIPPLRIKLWSRGSTNDEASSSTATARSTEKKVHWRTRMRERKPEKYAELRKHEQKYKRHRDATLKGEKLERELTRERVRRFRDRQRAEHATISMGPLPPLRIKLQSRGSTNDEASNSTATARSKEKKVHWRTHMRERKPEKYAELRKHEQIYKRHRDATLEGEKLERERELTRERVRRFRERQRAERAMVKKNNQPKSKSQKAKEKRQQEKWRMEKRKQRETWSAEKRKEYNMKQRTKRIKDKEELQEFSRKKLLEEQRKHKNKEKEQR, encoded by the exons ATGGGACCCATTCCACCTCTTCGGATAAAGTTGTGGTCAAGAGGGAGTACTAATGATGAGGCTTCTAGCTCGACTGCCACAGCTCGCTCAACGGAGAAAAAAGTGCATTGGAGAACTCGTATGAGAGAACGCAAGCCAGAGAAATATGCAGAGTTGAGGAAGCATGAGCAGAAATACAAACGTCATCGAGATGCCACTTTGAAAGGGGAGAAGCTGGAAAGGGAGCTAACACGAGAACGAGTGAGGCGGTTCAGGGACAGGCAGAGAGCGGAACATgccacg ATAAGCATGGGACCTCTTCCACCTCTTCGGATAAAGTTGCAGTCAAGAGGGAGTACAAATGATGAGGCTTCTAATTCGACTGCCACAGCTCGCTCAAAGGAGAAAAAAGTGCATTGGAGAACTCACATGAGAGAACGCAAGCCAGAGAAATATGCAGAGTTGAGGAAGCATGAGCAGATATACAAACGTCATCGAGATGCCACTTTGGAAGGGGAGAAGCTAGAAAGGGAAAGGGAGCTAACACGAGAACGAGTGAGGCGGTTCAGGGAGAGGCAGAGAGCGGAACGTgccatggtaaaaaaaaacaaccaaccAAAATCAAAGAGTCAGAAAGCAAAAGAGAAAAGGCAGCAAGAAAAGTGGAgaatggaaaaaagaaaacaaagggaGACATGGTCCGCAGAGAAGAGGAAAGAGTACAATATGAAGCAAAGGACAAAAAGAATCAAAGACAAAGAAGAACTGCAAGAATTTAGCAGAAAGAAGTTGCTTGAAGAACAGAGAAAgcacaaaaataaagaaaaagaacagagataa